A DNA window from Candidatus Binatia bacterium contains the following coding sequences:
- a CDS encoding helix-turn-helix domain-containing protein, translating to MSVLDQDTSERVGTRDALLRAAAELFAERGAEAVSTREIASKAHVNNGLIHRHFRTKEALLREVLESLSAEVSPDMEGEETAMLVRFFQAVRERETYWKLLARTMLDGQPIDHLQGTFPTMGRAVDLIREMQQRGKGPADADPRAIAALLAAVAFGWLVFEPWLLAAGGFSEEEKDMAGPEVIRLVRRFLTQTPTKP from the coding sequence AGCGCGTAGGGACTCGCGACGCACTTCTGCGCGCGGCCGCGGAACTGTTCGCCGAACGCGGGGCCGAAGCGGTTTCCACGCGCGAGATCGCATCGAAGGCCCACGTCAACAACGGGCTGATCCACCGCCACTTCCGTACCAAGGAAGCGCTGCTTCGCGAGGTGCTCGAGAGCCTGAGCGCCGAAGTCTCACCCGATATGGAAGGTGAGGAAACGGCGATGCTCGTGCGCTTCTTCCAGGCCGTCCGCGAGCGCGAGACGTACTGGAAGCTCCTTGCGCGCACGATGCTCGACGGCCAGCCGATCGATCACCTGCAGGGCACGTTCCCCACGATGGGTCGCGCGGTCGACCTGATTCGCGAGATGCAGCAGCGCGGCAAGGGACCGGCCGACGCCGATCCTCGCGCGATTGCCGCCCTGCTCGCGGCAGTCGCTTTCGGCTGGCTCGTCTTCGAGCCGTGGTTGCTCGCGGCGGGCGGCTTCAGCGAAGAGGAAAAGGACATGGCCGGTCCGGAGGTGATCCGGCTGGTGCGGCGCTTCCTCACCCAGACTCCGACGAAGCCGTGA